A window of Pseudomonas mucidolens contains these coding sequences:
- the tnpB gene encoding IS66 family insertion sequence element accessory protein TnpB (TnpB, as the term is used for proteins encoded by IS66 family insertion elements, is considered an accessory protein, since TnpC, encoded by a neighboring gene, is a DDE family transposase.), translating into MIRVDSIWLATEPMDMRAGTETALARVVAVFGAAKPHCAYLFANRRANRMKVLVHDGVGIWLAARRLNQGRFFWPGVRHGSEVELDAEQLQALVLGLPWQRVGAGGIISML; encoded by the coding sequence ATGATCCGCGTCGATTCCATCTGGCTCGCCACCGAGCCCATGGACATGCGCGCCGGCACTGAAACCGCGCTCGCACGAGTCGTGGCGGTGTTCGGTGCGGCGAAGCCGCACTGTGCCTATCTGTTCGCCAACCGCCGCGCCAATCGAATGAAAGTGCTGGTGCATGACGGCGTGGGGATTTGGCTTGCCGCCCGGCGTTTGAATCAAGGACGCTTCTTCTGGCCGGGTGTGCGACACGGCTCCGAAGTTGAGTTGGATGCCGAGCAACTTCAGGCCCTGGTGCTCGGTTTACCTTGGCAGCGCGTCGGTGCAGGCGGAATCATCTCGATGCTTTAA
- the tnpC gene encoding IS66 family transposase: protein MTLHPNLDQLNPEQLRALAAQLIQRVETMDKQITHHKSVNEKLAHEIALLKRFKFAKRSEQLSPDQASLLDDLIDTDIAAIEAELEALQPAPVEAKVRQQPKRAPLPPQFPRTLIHHEPDNSHCQCGCALKRIGEDASEKLDYTPGVFTVERHIRGKWACEQCETLIQAPVPAHVIDKGVPTAGLLAHIMVAKFADHLPLYRQEKIFGRAGLPIARSTLAQWVGQTGVQLQPLVEALREAVLAQRVVHADETPVQMLAPGEKKTHRAYVWAYCTTPFSALKAVVYDFSPSRAGEHARNFLGTWNGKLVCDGFAGYKAGFEGGITEIGCMAHARRKFFDLHVANKSQLAEQALHSIGGLYEVERKAKEMSDEDRWRLRQEMAIPIAEKLHEWMLAQRELVPEGSATAKALDYSLKRWVALTRYLNDGAVPIDNNRVENTIRPWALGRSNWLFAGSLRSGKRAAAIMSLIQSARMNGHDPFAYLKDVLTRLPTQRASAIDQLLPHQWAQGS, encoded by the coding sequence ATGACTTTGCATCCAAATCTCGATCAATTAAACCCTGAACAACTGCGTGCCCTGGCGGCGCAGTTGATCCAGCGCGTCGAGACAATGGACAAGCAAATCACTCATCACAAGTCGGTCAACGAGAAACTGGCCCACGAGATCGCGCTGCTCAAACGCTTCAAGTTTGCCAAGCGCAGCGAGCAGTTGAGCCCGGATCAAGCCAGCCTGCTCGACGACTTGATCGATACGGATATCGCCGCTATCGAAGCCGAACTTGAGGCGCTGCAACCGGCACCTGTCGAAGCCAAAGTGCGCCAGCAACCCAAGCGCGCACCGCTGCCACCGCAGTTTCCTCGCACACTGATCCATCACGAACCGGACAACAGCCACTGCCAGTGCGGCTGCGCCCTCAAGCGCATCGGCGAAGACGCCAGCGAAAAGCTCGACTACACGCCCGGCGTATTCACCGTCGAGCGTCACATCCGTGGAAAGTGGGCCTGCGAGCAGTGTGAAACGCTAATCCAGGCGCCGGTACCGGCGCACGTCATCGACAAAGGCGTCCCGACCGCAGGCCTGCTGGCCCACATCATGGTGGCCAAGTTCGCCGACCATCTGCCGCTGTATCGCCAAGAGAAAATCTTCGGCCGCGCCGGGCTGCCCATCGCCCGTTCGACACTGGCGCAGTGGGTGGGTCAAACCGGCGTACAACTGCAACCGCTCGTGGAAGCACTGCGCGAGGCAGTGCTGGCCCAGCGAGTCGTCCATGCCGATGAAACACCCGTGCAGATGCTGGCACCGGGTGAAAAGAAAACGCACCGAGCGTATGTCTGGGCCTACTGCACGACACCATTCTCGGCACTGAAGGCGGTAGTCTACGACTTCAGCCCGAGCCGTGCTGGCGAACATGCGCGCAACTTCCTGGGCACTTGGAACGGCAAGCTGGTCTGCGATGGCTTCGCAGGCTACAAGGCCGGCTTCGAAGGGGGCATCACCGAAATCGGCTGCATGGCCCATGCTCGCCGCAAGTTCTTCGACCTGCATGTGGCGAACAAAAGCCAACTGGCCGAACAGGCGCTGCACTCAATCGGCGGCCTATACGAGGTTGAACGAAAGGCCAAAGAGATGAGCGATGAAGATCGCTGGCGATTACGTCAAGAAATGGCGATTCCTATCGCGGAGAAGTTGCATGAGTGGATGCTGGCTCAGCGCGAACTTGTGCCCGAGGGCTCGGCCACAGCCAAGGCTCTGGATTACAGCCTGAAACGCTGGGTAGCGCTGACGCGCTACCTCAATGATGGTGCTGTGCCCATCGACAACAATCGGGTCGAAAATACGATCCGGCCTTGGGCCCTTGGCCGTTCGAATTGGCTCTTCGCCGGATCACTGCGCAGCGGTAAACGAGCGGCGGCAATTATGAGCTTGATTCAATCGGCACGCATGAATGGGCATGATCCGTTCGCGTATCTCAAGGATGTACTGACGCGGTTGCCGACACAGAGGGCCAGTGCAATTGACCAATTACTACCGCATCAATGGGCACAGGGCTCCTAA
- a CDS encoding ABC transporter substrate-binding protein, whose product MFDKNNKLRHSISLAAVLALSGLSAAAWADVYEDAAKKWIGSEFKPSTLDEAQQLEELKWFIKAAEPFRGMSINVVSETLTTHEYESKVLAKAFSEITGIKLTHDLLQEGDVVEKLQTQMQSDKNIYDGWVNDSDLIGTHFRYGKTESITDMMANEGKNFTSPTLDLKDFIGISFTTAPDGKIYQLPDQQFANLYWFRADWFERADLKAKFKEKYGYELGVPVNWSAYEDVAKFFSEDVKEIDGNRVYGHMDYGKKDPSLGWRFTDAWFSMAGGGDKGLPNGLPVDEWGIRVEDCHPVGSSVTRGGDTNGPAAVFATQKYVDWMKAYAPPEAAGMTFSESGPVPSQGNIAQQIFWYTAFTADMTKPGLPVVNADGTPKWRMAPSPRGPYWEEGMKLGYQDVGAWTFLKSTPEKQKLAAWLYAQFVTSKTVSLKKTIVGLTPIRESDINSQAMTEMAPKLGGLVEFYRSPARVQWTPTGTNVPDYPRLAQLWWSNIAAAASGEKTPQQALDNLAKEQDAIMTRLERAKVQPVCGPKMNPERDAQYWFDQPGAPKPKLANEKPKGETVNYADLLKSWEAARK is encoded by the coding sequence ATGTTCGATAAAAACAATAAGCTGCGACATAGCATTTCATTGGCCGCCGTCTTGGCGCTCAGCGGCCTGAGCGCCGCGGCGTGGGCCGATGTATACGAAGATGCGGCGAAAAAGTGGATTGGCAGTGAGTTCAAGCCGTCCACCCTTGACGAAGCCCAGCAGCTTGAAGAGCTGAAGTGGTTTATCAAGGCCGCCGAGCCGTTTCGTGGGATGAGTATCAACGTGGTGTCGGAAACCCTCACCACCCACGAGTACGAATCCAAGGTGCTGGCCAAGGCTTTCAGCGAAATCACCGGGATCAAGCTGACCCACGACCTGTTGCAGGAAGGTGACGTGGTGGAGAAGCTGCAAACCCAGATGCAATCCGACAAGAATATCTATGACGGCTGGGTCAATGACTCGGACCTGATCGGCACGCACTTTCGCTATGGCAAGACCGAATCCATCACCGACATGATGGCCAACGAAGGCAAAAACTTCACCTCGCCAACCCTGGACCTGAAGGATTTCATCGGCATTTCCTTCACCACCGCGCCGGATGGCAAGATTTATCAATTGCCCGACCAGCAGTTCGCCAACCTGTACTGGTTCCGTGCCGACTGGTTCGAGCGTGCCGACCTGAAAGCCAAGTTCAAGGAGAAATACGGTTACGAATTGGGTGTGCCGGTGAACTGGTCGGCCTATGAGGACGTCGCCAAATTCTTCAGCGAGGACGTCAAGGAAATCGACGGCAATCGCGTCTACGGGCACATGGACTACGGCAAAAAAGACCCATCCCTGGGCTGGCGCTTCACCGATGCCTGGTTCTCCATGGCCGGTGGTGGCGACAAGGGCTTGCCTAACGGCTTGCCGGTGGACGAGTGGGGGATTCGTGTCGAGGATTGCCATCCGGTGGGTTCCAGCGTCACCCGTGGTGGCGACACCAACGGCCCGGCTGCGGTGTTTGCCACGCAAAAATACGTGGATTGGATGAAAGCCTACGCGCCCCCGGAAGCGGCGGGCATGACGTTCTCCGAATCCGGGCCCGTGCCGTCGCAGGGCAATATCGCCCAGCAGATCTTCTGGTACACCGCCTTTACCGCCGACATGACCAAACCAGGCTTGCCGGTGGTAAACGCCGACGGCACGCCGAAATGGCGCATGGCCCCATCGCCACGCGGGCCATATTGGGAGGAGGGGATGAAGCTCGGTTATCAGGACGTGGGTGCCTGGACCTTCCTCAAATCCACCCCGGAAAAACAAAAACTCGCGGCCTGGCTCTATGCGCAGTTCGTGACCTCGAAAACCGTGTCGCTGAAGAAAACCATTGTCGGCCTGACGCCGATTCGTGAGTCGGACATCAACTCCCAGGCCATGACTGAGATGGCACCGAAGCTGGGCGGCCTGGTGGAGTTCTACCGTAGCCCTGCGCGGGTGCAGTGGACGCCGACCGGCACCAACGTGCCGGATTACCCACGTCTGGCGCAACTGTGGTGGAGCAATATCGCGGCTGCCGCCAGCGGCGAGAAAACCCCGCAACAGGCCCTCGACAATCTCGCCAAGGAGCAGGACGCAATCATGACGCGCCTGGAGCGTGCCAAGGTGCAACCGGTGTGTGGGCCGAAGATGAACCCCGAGCGCGACGCGCAATACTGGTTCGACCAGCCTGGCGCACCGAAGCCCAAGCTGGCGAACGAGAAGCCCAAGGGTGAAACCGTGAACTATGCCGACTTGCTCAAGTCGTGGGAGGCGGCGCGTAAGTGA
- the nuoM gene encoding NADH-quinone oxidoreductase subunit M produces the protein MILPWLILIPFIGGLLCWMGERFGATLPRWIALLTMSLELALGLWLWGHGDYSFAPAPGVDPTFALEFKHVWIERFGINVHLALDGLSLLMILLTGLLGILSVLCSWKEIQRHVGFFHLNLMWILGGVVGVFLALDLFMFFFFWEMMLVPMYFLIALWGHSSSDGKKTRIYAATKFFIFTQASGLIMLVAILGLVLVNFNNTGVITFNYADLLKTQMSLTTEYILMLGFFIAFAVKLPVVPFHSWLPDAHAQAPTAGSVDLAGILLKTAAYGLLRFALPLFPNASAEFAPIAMTLGLVGIFYGAFLAFAQTDIKRLIAFSSVSHMGFVLIGIYSGSQLALQGAVIQMLAHGVSAAALFILSGQLYERLHTRDMREMGGVWSRIAYLPAISLFFAAASLGLPGTGNFIGEFLILMGAFVQTPWISAIATSGLVFGSVYSLIMIHRAYFGPAKSDTVLQGMDARELIMVLGLAVLLIYIGVYPQPFLDTSAATMHGVQQWFSTAFSQLASAR, from the coding sequence ATGATTCTGCCCTGGCTAATCCTGATTCCCTTTATCGGCGGCCTGCTCTGCTGGATGGGCGAGCGCTTCGGCGCAACCCTGCCCCGTTGGATTGCGTTGCTGACCATGTCCCTGGAACTCGCACTCGGCCTCTGGCTGTGGGGCCATGGCGACTATTCATTTGCTCCGGCACCGGGTGTCGATCCAACCTTCGCGCTTGAATTCAAGCACGTCTGGATCGAACGCTTCGGCATCAACGTGCACCTGGCCCTCGACGGCCTGTCGCTGTTGATGATCCTGCTGACCGGCTTGCTGGGTATCCTCTCGGTACTTTGTTCCTGGAAAGAGATTCAGCGTCATGTGGGCTTCTTCCACCTGAACCTGATGTGGATCCTGGGCGGCGTGGTTGGCGTATTCCTCGCCCTCGACCTGTTCATGTTCTTCTTCTTCTGGGAAATGATGCTGGTGCCGATGTACTTCCTCATCGCGCTCTGGGGTCACAGTTCTTCGGACGGCAAGAAAACCCGGATCTACGCGGCGACCAAGTTCTTCATCTTCACCCAGGCTTCCGGCCTGATCATGCTGGTGGCGATCCTCGGTCTGGTACTGGTCAACTTCAACAACACAGGCGTGATTACCTTCAACTACGCCGACCTGTTGAAAACCCAGATGTCGCTGACCACCGAGTACATCCTGATGCTGGGCTTCTTCATCGCGTTCGCGGTGAAGCTGCCGGTGGTGCCGTTCCATTCCTGGTTGCCTGACGCTCACGCCCAGGCGCCGACCGCTGGTTCCGTGGACCTGGCCGGTATCCTGCTGAAGACCGCGGCTTATGGTCTGCTGCGCTTCGCCTTGCCGCTGTTCCCGAATGCCTCGGCCGAGTTTGCGCCGATCGCCATGACCCTGGGCCTGGTCGGGATTTTCTACGGTGCATTCCTGGCCTTCGCACAAACCGACATCAAGCGTCTGATTGCCTTCTCGTCCGTTTCCCACATGGGCTTCGTACTGATCGGTATCTACTCCGGCAGTCAGCTGGCGTTGCAAGGTGCCGTGATCCAGATGTTGGCCCACGGTGTTTCGGCAGCCGCGCTGTTTATCCTCAGCGGCCAGTTGTATGAACGCCTGCATACCCGGGACATGCGCGAAATGGGCGGTGTCTGGTCACGTATCGCTTACCTGCCGGCGATCAGCCTGTTCTTCGCCGCCGCGTCCCTGGGCTTGCCGGGGACCGGTAACTTCATCGGTGAATTCCTGATCCTGATGGGTGCGTTCGTACAAACACCGTGGATCAGCGCCATTGCCACCTCCGGCCTGGTGTTCGGTTCGGTTTACTCGCTGATCATGATCCACCGCGCCTACTTCGGCCCGGCCAAATCCGACACCGTCCTGCAAGGGATGGATGCTCGTGAACTGATCATGGTGCTCGGTCTTGCGGTATTGCTGATCTACATCGGCGTGTACCCGCAACCGTTCCTGGACACTTCTGCCGCGACGATGCATGGCGTGCAGCAGTGGTTCAGCACCGCCTTCTCTCAACTCGCTTCGGCCCGGTAA
- the nuoN gene encoding NADH-quinone oxidoreductase subunit NuoN, which produces MEFTIQHFIALAPLLITSLTIVVVMLAIAWRRNHSQTFLLSTAGLNLALLSIIPALKVAPLAITPLMMVDDFALLYIALILIATLACVTLAHAYLGEGGTGYPGNKEELYLLILLAAAGGIVLVSAQHLAGLFIGLELLSVPTYGLVAYAFFNKRSLEAGIKYMVLSAAGSAFLLFGMALLYAEAGSLSFSGIGHALATTSMPAPIAQLGLGMMLIGLAFKLSLVPFHLWTPDVYEGAPAPVAAFLATASKVAVFAVMVRLFQISPAANTGVLSNVLTIIAIASILFGNLLALTQNNLKRLLGYSSIAHFGYLLIALVASKGLAVEAIGVYLVTYVITSLGAFGVITLMSSPYKGRDADALYEYRGLFWRRPYLTAVLTVMMLSLAGIPLTAGFIGKFYIVATGVEAHEWWLVASLVLGSAIGVFYYLRVMVTLYLIEPNLRRVDAELHWEQKAGGVMLLAIALLAFFLGVYPQPLLTLVQHAVMAG; this is translated from the coding sequence ATGGAATTCACGATCCAACACTTTATCGCGCTTGCGCCGCTGCTGATCACCAGCCTCACCATCGTGGTGGTGATGCTGGCGATCGCCTGGCGTCGCAATCACTCGCAGACGTTCCTGCTGTCCACCGCCGGTCTGAACCTGGCCTTGCTGTCGATCATCCCGGCACTCAAGGTCGCGCCCCTGGCGATCACCCCGTTGATGATGGTCGATGACTTCGCGCTGCTGTACATCGCGTTGATCCTGATTGCCACCCTTGCCTGCGTCACCCTCGCCCACGCCTACCTCGGCGAAGGCGGCACCGGCTACCCGGGCAACAAGGAAGAGCTGTACCTGCTGATCCTGCTGGCTGCGGCCGGCGGTATCGTGCTGGTCAGCGCGCAGCACCTGGCCGGCTTGTTCATCGGCCTGGAACTGCTGTCGGTCCCGACCTATGGCCTGGTGGCCTACGCCTTCTTCAACAAGCGCTCGCTGGAAGCCGGCATCAAGTACATGGTGCTGTCGGCTGCCGGTTCCGCGTTTCTGTTGTTCGGCATGGCGCTGCTCTATGCCGAGGCCGGTAGCCTGAGCTTCAGCGGTATCGGTCACGCCCTGGCGACCACCAGCATGCCTGCGCCAATCGCCCAGTTGGGCCTGGGGATGATGCTGATTGGCCTGGCGTTCAAACTGTCGCTGGTGCCGTTCCACTTGTGGACCCCGGACGTCTACGAAGGCGCCCCGGCGCCTGTCGCTGCGTTCCTGGCCACGGCCTCAAAAGTGGCGGTGTTTGCGGTAATGGTGCGTCTGTTCCAGATTTCCCCTGCGGCCAACACTGGCGTGCTGAGCAACGTACTGACCATCATCGCTATCGCGTCGATCCTGTTCGGTAACCTGCTGGCCCTGACTCAGAACAACCTCAAGCGTCTGCTGGGTTATTCGTCCATCGCCCACTTCGGTTACCTGCTGATCGCCTTGGTGGCGAGCAAGGGCCTAGCGGTGGAAGCGATTGGCGTGTACCTGGTCACCTACGTGATCACCAGCCTCGGCGCTTTCGGTGTGATCACCCTGATGTCCTCGCCTTACAAAGGCCGTGACGCTGACGCCCTGTACGAGTATCGCGGCCTATTCTGGCGCCGTCCGTACCTGACCGCCGTGCTGACCGTGATGATGCTGTCGCTGGCCGGTATCCCGCTGACCGCGGGCTTCATCGGCAAGTTCTACATCGTCGCGACCGGTGTCGAGGCGCACGAATGGTGGTTGGTCGCGTCCCTGGTACTGGGTAGCGCCATCGGCGTGTTCTACTACCTGCGCGTAATGGTCACCCTGTACCTGATCGAGCCGAACCTGCGCCGTGTGGATGCCGAACTGCACTGGGAACAGAAAGCTGGCGGCGTGATGCTGCTGGCAATCGCCCTGCTGGCATTCTTCCTGGGTGTCTACCCGCAACCCTTGCTCACCCTGGTGCAGCATGCGGTGATGGCGGGTTGA
- the nuoL gene encoding NADH-quinone oxidoreductase subunit L: MNMIFLTFVFPLIGFLLLSFSRGRWSENLSALIGVGSIGLSALVTAYVIWQFNVAPPEGGHYTLVLWQWMSVEGFKPNFALYVDGLSITMLGVVVGVGFLIHLFASWYMRGEAGYSRFFSYTNLFIASMLFLVLGDNLLFLYFGWEGVGLCSYLLIGFYYSNRNNGNAALKAFIVTRIGDVFMAIGLFILFQQVGTLNIQELLVLAPQKFQVGDFWITLATLMLLGGAVGKSAQLPLQTWLADAMAGPTPVSALIHAATMVTAGVYLIARTHGLFTLAPEILHLVGLVGGVTLVLAGFAALVQTDIKRILAYSTMSQIGYMFLALGVGAWDGAIFHLMTHAFFKALLFLASGAVIVACHHEQNIFKMGGLWKKLPLAYASFIVGGAALAALPLVTAGFYSKDEILWEAFASGNQGLLYAGLVGAFMTSLYTFRLIFITFHGEAKTEAHAGHGISHWLPLSVLIVLSTFVGALITPPLAGVLPQSVGHAGGDAKHSLEIASGAIAIAGILLAAMLFLGKRRFATAVANSGIGRFLSAWWFAAWGFDWIYDKLFVKPYLAISHVLRKDPLDQTIGLIPRAAKGGHNALSRSETGQLRWYAASMAAGAVLVIGAIVVVAV; this comes from the coding sequence ATGAACATGATCTTTCTGACTTTCGTATTTCCCCTGATCGGTTTCCTGCTGCTGTCGTTCTCCCGTGGACGCTGGTCGGAAAACCTCTCGGCGCTGATCGGCGTGGGTTCCATTGGCTTGTCGGCGCTTGTCACCGCCTATGTCATCTGGCAATTCAACGTCGCGCCTCCGGAAGGCGGTCACTACACCCTGGTGCTGTGGCAATGGATGTCGGTGGAGGGCTTCAAGCCCAACTTCGCCCTCTACGTCGACGGCCTGTCGATCACCATGCTCGGCGTGGTGGTCGGCGTGGGTTTCCTGATCCACCTGTTCGCGTCCTGGTACATGCGTGGTGAAGCGGGTTACTCGCGCTTCTTCTCGTACACCAACCTGTTTATCGCCAGCATGCTGTTCCTGGTGCTGGGCGATAACCTGTTGTTCCTGTACTTCGGCTGGGAAGGCGTGGGCCTGTGCTCGTACCTGTTGATCGGTTTCTATTACAGCAACCGCAACAACGGGAACGCGGCACTCAAGGCGTTTATCGTGACCCGGATCGGCGACGTGTTCATGGCCATCGGCCTGTTCATCCTGTTCCAGCAGGTGGGCACGCTGAATATCCAGGAGCTGTTGGTGTTGGCGCCGCAGAAATTCCAGGTCGGCGACTTCTGGATCACCCTGGCAACCCTGATGCTGCTGGGCGGCGCCGTCGGTAAATCCGCGCAACTGCCACTGCAAACCTGGCTGGCAGATGCGATGGCCGGTCCTACCCCGGTTTCCGCACTGATTCACGCGGCAACCATGGTGACCGCGGGTGTCTACCTGATCGCTCGTACCCATGGCCTGTTCACCCTGGCGCCGGAGATCCTGCATCTGGTCGGCCTGGTGGGTGGCGTGACGCTGGTGCTGGCCGGTTTCGCCGCGCTGGTACAGACCGACATTAAACGTATCCTCGCCTACTCGACCATGAGCCAGATCGGTTACATGTTCCTGGCCCTGGGCGTCGGCGCCTGGGACGGCGCGATCTTCCACCTGATGACCCACGCCTTCTTCAAGGCCCTGCTGTTCCTTGCGTCCGGTGCGGTGATCGTTGCCTGCCACCACGAGCAGAACATCTTCAAGATGGGTGGCCTGTGGAAGAAACTGCCATTGGCTTACGCCAGCTTCATCGTCGGCGGCGCGGCACTGGCGGCGTTGCCGTTGGTAACCGCGGGTTTCTACTCGAAAGACGAAATCCTCTGGGAAGCCTTTGCCAGCGGTAACCAGGGTCTGCTGTACGCAGGTCTGGTGGGTGCGTTCATGACCTCGCTCTACACCTTCCGCCTGATCTTCATCACCTTCCACGGTGAAGCCAAGACCGAAGCGCACGCAGGCCACGGCATCTCTCACTGGCTGCCACTGTCGGTGCTGATCGTGCTGTCGACCTTCGTCGGCGCCCTGATCACCCCGCCGCTGGCCGGTGTGCTGCCACAAAGCGTCGGCCATGCCGGCGGCGACGCCAAGCACAGCCTGGAAATCGCCTCGGGCGCCATCGCCATCGCGGGTATTCTGCTGGCGGCCATGCTGTTCCTTGGCAAGCGGCGCTTCGCCACCGCCGTTGCCAACAGCGGCATTGGCCGTTTCCTTTCGGCCTGGTGGTTCGCTGCCTGGGGCTTCGACTGGATCTACGACAAACTGTTCGTCAAGCCTTACCTTGCGATCAGCCACGTACTGCGCAAAGACCCGCTCGACCAGACCATCGGTTTGATCCCGCGCGCCGCCAAGGGTGGACACAACGCCCTGAGCCGCAGCGAGACTGGCCAATTGCGTTGGTATGCAGCTTCCATGGCGGCCGGTGCCGTTTTGGTGATCGGCGCCATCGTCGTGGTTGCGGTCTGA
- a CDS encoding aromatic alcohol reductase produces the protein MTEVTQLSPQSILVLGAGELGLPVLRNLARVAKRAPGSTISVLLRDSTINTQVPEKKVEIDELRDLGIQMVAADLVNNSIDQLAEVFARFDTVIGCAGMVAGRETPMKLATAALKSGVKRYFPWQFGVDFEVIGRGSPQDLFDAQLDVRELLRAQDKTEWVIISTGMFTSFLFEPVFEVVDFENDTVNALGSLETSVTLTTPEDIGALTAEIVFFEPRFRDQIVYLSGDTVTYGEVASLLERVLGRPFKRNVWTVPYLLQELERDPTHHIKKYRAVFAQGRGVAWPKAGTFNAQQSTQVTTAEEWARANLATSSA, from the coding sequence ATGACCGAAGTGACTCAGCTTTCCCCCCAATCCATTCTCGTTCTAGGCGCCGGTGAGCTTGGGCTGCCGGTTCTGCGCAATCTTGCGCGAGTAGCAAAGCGCGCGCCCGGCTCCACAATCAGCGTCCTGCTCAGGGATTCGACCATCAACACTCAGGTGCCCGAGAAAAAGGTCGAAATCGATGAGCTTCGAGATCTTGGCATCCAGATGGTGGCCGCAGATCTCGTGAATAATTCAATCGATCAGTTGGCTGAAGTGTTCGCACGGTTCGATACCGTAATAGGCTGCGCAGGCATGGTTGCAGGCCGGGAAACCCCGATGAAGCTGGCTACAGCAGCTCTCAAGTCCGGTGTGAAGCGCTACTTTCCTTGGCAGTTTGGTGTCGACTTCGAGGTAATCGGTCGGGGCAGTCCTCAAGATCTGTTCGATGCTCAGCTTGATGTACGCGAATTGCTTCGCGCCCAGGATAAAACTGAATGGGTAATCATCTCGACGGGTATGTTCACCAGCTTTCTATTCGAGCCAGTATTCGAGGTGGTTGACTTCGAAAACGATACCGTGAACGCGCTAGGCAGTCTTGAGACCAGCGTGACGCTCACGACTCCAGAAGACATTGGTGCGTTGACAGCGGAAATTGTTTTCTTCGAACCTCGCTTCCGCGATCAGATTGTGTACCTCTCGGGAGATACAGTGACGTACGGAGAGGTTGCGAGCCTCCTCGAACGTGTACTGGGTCGCCCGTTCAAACGTAACGTGTGGACTGTTCCGTACTTGCTCCAAGAATTGGAGAGAGACCCAACGCATCACATCAAGAAGTACCGCGCTGTGTTCGCCCAGGGCAGAGGCGTGGCCTGGCCTAAAGCAGGCACTTTCAACGCGCAGCAGTCGACTCAAGTCACGACCGCTGAGGAGTGGGCCCGTGCAAATCTGGCAACCTCATCAGCATAA
- the nuoK gene encoding NADH-quinone oxidoreductase subunit NuoK gives MPAIPLEHGLAVAGILFCLGLVGLMVRRNILFVLMSLEIMMNAAALAFIVAGARWGQPDGQVMFILVISLAAAEASIGLAILLQLYRRFHTLDIDAASEMRG, from the coding sequence ATGCCTGCTATCCCTTTGGAGCATGGTCTGGCGGTCGCCGGCATCCTGTTCTGCCTTGGCCTGGTCGGCCTGATGGTTCGCCGTAACATTCTGTTCGTGTTGATGAGCCTGGAAATCATGATGAACGCTGCCGCATTGGCCTTCATCGTGGCCGGCGCACGCTGGGGCCAGCCGGATGGACAAGTCATGTTCATCCTGGTGATCAGCCTGGCAGCCGCCGAAGCCAGTATCGGCTTGGCGATCCTGCTGCAACTGTATCGTCGCTTCCACACGCTTGATATCGACGCTGCCAGTGAGATGCGCGGATGA
- a CDS encoding winged helix-turn-helix transcriptional regulator produces the protein MTDQEALSQAETICRTLREDDDGVRREVLAHAGSRWSLGILHALGVYGTMRHAEIKRQMTGVTQRMLTKTLRSMERDGLVVRREFGEIPPRVEYELTPLGMGLLIRMSPIWTWVVENVEDFRKARRIFDSQDDKKPAWQIPPSTPLDSDASD, from the coding sequence ATGACCGATCAGGAGGCTCTCAGCCAGGCAGAAACAATTTGCCGAACGCTTAGAGAAGACGATGATGGCGTCAGACGAGAAGTGCTTGCTCACGCAGGTAGCCGCTGGTCGTTAGGTATTCTGCATGCCCTGGGGGTTTACGGCACGATGCGCCATGCCGAAATAAAAAGGCAGATGACTGGGGTGACTCAGCGGATGTTAACCAAGACGCTACGCTCCATGGAGCGGGATGGGCTAGTGGTTCGGCGGGAGTTCGGTGAGATTCCGCCACGTGTCGAGTATGAGCTGACGCCGCTGGGTATGGGACTGTTGATCCGCATGTCACCTATCTGGACTTGGGTTGTCGAGAACGTTGAGGATTTCCGCAAGGCGCGGCGTATTTTCGACAGTCAGGATGACAAAAAACCCGCATGGCAAATACCTCCATCGACACCATTAGATTCAGACGCGTCGGACTGA
- the tnpA gene encoding IS66-like element accessory protein TnpA, translated as MPQERRSYSKSFKAQVITECAHPDTSIANVALTHNLNANLVHKWIRVHAQKNLALQTAFIPVKTSPPVPMHQALPATIRIEVPHPKGVVVVSWPAENAAACSAFLRDLLR; from the coding sequence ATGCCACAAGAACGCCGTTCCTATTCCAAGTCCTTCAAGGCCCAGGTCATTACTGAGTGCGCCCATCCTGACACTTCAATTGCCAATGTCGCCTTGACCCACAACCTCAATGCAAACCTCGTCCATAAATGGATTCGGGTGCATGCGCAGAAAAACCTGGCACTGCAAACTGCCTTCATCCCGGTCAAGACTTCGCCGCCGGTGCCGATGCATCAGGCCCTTCCTGCCACGATCCGAATCGAAGTGCCGCATCCAAAAGGTGTAGTCGTGGTGAGTTGGCCAGCAGAAAATGCAGCGGCGTGTTCTGCTTTCCTACGAGACCTGCTGCGATGA